The genomic window ATCGCTAACTAGAACCGCTGGATTCCCCGGTGCAGGACCCCAGGTGGTCATCACTTCGGTGTTATAGCCACTCGGCGCTAAAATTCCCCCAGGAATGGCGATGCGGTTGACCTCTGGGGGAATCCAATTGGAGGGACAGAGCATTTCAGTCCGGCAATAGAGGGGTTCCATCGGCGTCGGTTGGGACAACGGACCTTGCCAAGTTCCCCCCAGGGTGGCAGTTAAAGCGTGACGAATCCCCGCTGCGGAATTCACTCCTAACGGTCCTGAGACGATCGCATGAACCCCTTGACTGAGTAAACTTTCCAGGGCCAGGGCCTGTTCCACGGTCCAGGTGGCAATATTGGGGATAAACAGGACGGTAATATTGGCCTCGCGGGCATCATCCAACAGGCGATCGAGTTCAATCGTCTCATAAACCAATCCTGCCGCCCGTAAGCGGGCATCGATCGCCTCCCATTGGGCTTGATTTTCCGAACTGCGGACCACTCCTAAGCGCAATGCGGAGTTTTCCGTCAGGGGTTGGGAGGGCACTCGACCCGGAGTCGTTTCGGGTGCCGTTTGACTTAGGGAGGTTTCAGGAATGTTCGTTCCCGGTGGAGTCGGCTGTGCGATCGCCCCGGGGACTGGGGCACTGAGGAGCCCTAAACTCGCCACCACAGTCCCCATAACCCATTGCCCTCGGTTGGGAATCGATGGCCCCTTGCCCCGGTGGGTGTAGATGATCGGGTCGAGCCAGAATTGCACCTTTTTCAAAGATTTTCTCAGATGATAACGGCGATCGCTCATCACACTGTTGTTCCTTATTCCTGCGTCAAGACAGTCAAGGAGCAATTCTAACAACTTTAGGAGCGAATCCGATAGAGCCCAAGATCCGTAGGGTGGGCACTGCCCACCTGCCTTGTCAGCCCTACTACGCGATGTGGGCAGTGCCCACCCTACAATGACTTCAGTTATTATCTACGGGATGCCCGGTGAAGCGAGAATACTGCACCTGTCCTGTACGATTAGGGTCTGATATGGCGGCCACTCCCTTCCGCTTTTTCTCAAAATAAATGACTCCCCCAATCTCATTCTCTACCGTAAAACTCCCATGAATAAACTCATATTCAGGAATCTTGATGAGCAACATATTCTGGGGGTCTTTTTTAAAAAGTTTTTGAGTAATTAGCGGGATGACTTCTTTCAAAAAAGGATGATCAACAGGTGCGCCAAAATCCAGAAATTCGGGATGATCAATAAATCGGTCCATATAAAAATTCCAGAACTTCCCTAAATCTTTGTCCCGATCTAATCGGATTTGAAGTTCTCTTAATTTATGAATATTAAATGAAGGGGGTGGGCTAGACTTTGACATAACTAATTTATCCTGATGATTAAGATGGACGCTTCCCCCATTCTATCAAGCCGATTGGCATTGTTAAGGGGCTGGCTATTATATTAACTTCACCTGATGCGCCCTTCCCCTCTGTCTTAGGGAGGGTTAGGGTCTTACAAGGGTAGGTTTTTCCGCTTAACTCCACCTCCGGTCCCCTCCCCTGTGTCTTGGTCCGGGTTAGGGTGGGGTCCTCTGCTGCTGGACTGTTTTATAGCGTAGGTATTCAATAAAACTGGCAAGCTCATTCAGCATTTCATCGGGCAGGGTATTGATTGAGGCAATCAAGTTTTCCCGTTGTCCTGTTGTTTTAGACCTCATTAAACTCTTAATGGATTGGGTGATTTTTTAAACTATTTAGCACCTTGGGTTTTGCCGGTTCCTAACTTTTTCCCGGAGTTTTGCTGGCGGGTCATTTTACTGTACATTTCAAACAGTTTTTCTAGCCGTTCGGTGTCATTTTTGAAGCGGCGACCGATGTAGATGCGTTCGATAATTTCATCATTGCGATCGTGCGCTTCCCGGACTCGGGGGAATTCCCTATCCAGCCGTTCTGGAGCGTACATATCGGCAATTGTAGCCGGGAAATAATGCTCTCGGGCTAATAGGATTTCTTCCGCGCAACGGGTCATATCAGTTTTGTTTTGTTCCGTTAAAGTGGGGACAGGGAAGGTATTCCAGCCGAGAGTGTTGGAGTAGCGAAAATCGGTTTTTAGCTTGCCGCAAACGGTGGCGATCCAGACTAAGTGCAGCCGTGAGGCGATTAGCGCCATGTTCCACAGGGGTGCATCGTAGAGAGCGAATAGAAGATCACTGGCGATCGCTCTACCCTCCAATAAATCAACCGGGATATAATGTCTTTTCTCCGATGATACTTTTGCAACTACCAGAGCGTGATTTCTGGCGGTGCCAGCGATTTGTACAAACCGATAAGGGCGCGAAGCAAAATCGCGTGTAGATCCTGCTTTGCTGGCTAAACGAAACTGCCTAACCTTTTCTTGTACTTTTTTTAAATAGGGATGTTCACTGGCAATGGCTGAATCAGAATTCTCAATCCAAATGCACCACCTGCGCTTACCCTGTATCATTTCTTCTGCTCCCAAATAGGGACGAATAAAGCGCTCAAGAGCAGAATAAGTTTTCAATATATTCGCTCGTTCCTCACCATCCAAAATCAAATTTCCGCCGTCTCTTGGCATATTGCCAAACAACATAGGCGATACTTCTGACAGTGGATTCCGGACTTGTTCAACCCGACAATTTGAACCGGCGACGAGATACGCATTGATGTATCCAACACTGCGCTCAAAAAGTGTTTCTTCGTCAGTGATGGAAAATAACCGTCGCATAGTGGCAGGCTCGCTTGCAATTCCAATAATAGAAACCGTCACCCCAGCATTATGACTCGCCAGATTCGCCCAGTTGAACGAGGTATGTGCGAAAGCAATCTCATGTCCGGTTTCAAAAATTAGCGGCCAAAGAATCGGCACTTGTTGCCCTTGACAAATCGAATTTGTCGATACAAATGCCGCCGCAGAATGGGTCTGAGTTCCATAATCTGCCGCCTTCATAAACCAACCCGACACATAATCCAGCGACTTCCAATGTTTTGTACGACTATCAAAAATTTGTTGTAAATCATCCTTCTGTTCCTGGGATTGCCACTTGGAACCCAAATAAGGCGGATTCCCACAAATATAAGTTTCTCCCCCCTCATTCTCAAACTCAATCTCTGCCTGCTCCCGCGTTTCCCCCCACCAATCCAAATCGTCACGCTGCACCTTCACCCCCGTTCCCGTGGGTGGACATAAACTCAACCAATCCAACCGCAACGCATTCCCACAGGTTATCCAATTATCATTTTGCAGGGGCAGAAACTCCCACAAAGCCAACTGCGGCACCCGATACAACACATCACACTGAAACTCGGAAATAATCAACGCCAACCGCGCCACCTCTGCCGCAAAATGGCGAATTTCTATCCCCCGAAAATTGGTTAAAGGAATCTCAGAACGGTGTTCCACATCTTCCCGACGACGGTTAATTTCTGCCTCAATTTTCCGCATTTCCTTATACGCAATCACCAGAAAATTCCCCGACCCACAAGCCGGGTCAAACACCCGAATTCGCGCTATCCGTTGCCGTAAATTCAACAATTTGCGGCGATTCTCCCCCGCCTCTTCCAACTGACTCCGTAAATCATCCAAAAACAACGGATTCAGCACTTTGAGAATATTCGGCACACTGGTATAGTGCATCCCCAAAGCGCCGCGTTCCTCCTCATCCGCCACCGCTTGAATCATCGACCCGAAAATATCGGGATTAATCTTTTTCCAGTCCAGATTTCCCACATGAAGCAAATAAGAACGGGCAATTTTGTTAAAACGCGGCACAAGACCCTCACCCCCGACCCCTCTCCCCGGGTGGGAGAGGGGAGATATACCTTCTTGTCCCCCTTCTCCCGTCTTGGGAGAAGGGGTTAGGGGATGAGGGCCAAACAGCCCTCCATTCACATAAGGAAACCGATCCGCCCAACTGCAAATCCCCGCTGCCTTTCGGTCCT from Laspinema palackyanum D2c includes these protein-coding regions:
- a CDS encoding DUF2281 domain-containing protein is translated as MRSKTTGQRENLIASINTLPDEMLNELASFIEYLRYKTVQQQRTPP
- a CDS encoding class I SAM-dependent DNA methyltransferase — protein: MNAVEIEEAVSQLAEAPFDPEAFPFAFLEAFGNKATTIKRLKSSNFNPSDLPGGVLQRNTIHLQVCPEGEVTATLTALRESSATTRYKVKFILATDGKSFEAENLVDGETVACNYPNFSDHFGFFLPLAGITTVRQIRENAVDIKATGRLNRLYMELLKQNPDWDKAEHRERFNHFMARLIFCFFAEDTHIFHSEGLFTATITQMSAPDASNTHEVLSEVFRAMNTPLKDRKAAGICSWADRFPYVNGGLFGPHPLTPSPKTGEGGQEGISPLSHPGRGVGGEGLVPRFNKIARSYLLHVGNLDWKKINPDIFGSMIQAVADEEERGALGMHYTSVPNILKVLNPLFLDDLRSQLEEAGENRRKLLNLRQRIARIRVFDPACGSGNFLVIAYKEMRKIEAEINRRREDVEHRSEIPLTNFRGIEIRHFAAEVARLALIISEFQCDVLYRVPQLALWEFLPLQNDNWITCGNALRLDWLSLCPPTGTGVKVQRDDLDWWGETREQAEIEFENEGGETYICGNPPYLGSKWQSQEQKDDLQQIFDSRTKHWKSLDYVSGWFMKAADYGTQTHSAAAFVSTNSICQGQQVPILWPLIFETGHEIAFAHTSFNWANLASHNAGVTVSIIGIASEPATMRRLFSITDEETLFERSVGYINAYLVAGSNCRVEQVRNPLSEVSPMLFGNMPRDGGNLILDGEERANILKTYSALERFIRPYLGAEEMIQGKRRWCIWIENSDSAIASEHPYLKKVQEKVRQFRLASKAGSTRDFASRPYRFVQIAGTARNHALVVAKVSSEKRHYIPVDLLEGRAIASDLLFALYDAPLWNMALIASRLHLVWIATVCGKLKTDFRYSNTLGWNTFPVPTLTEQNKTDMTRCAEEILLAREHYFPATIADMYAPERLDREFPRVREAHDRNDEIIERIYIGRRFKNDTERLEKLFEMYSKMTRQQNSGKKLGTGKTQGAK